The region TAGGCACAGTCATATGAGATTCTTTGGCCTGAGCTGATTACTGGAAGCCATAATAAACAAAGCTCAGTTTGTGTGAGAAAATTAATTGGTAACCATAACAGCTTAAAGGGAATAAAAGATTATGATTCAATTTAAATAACAAGAGTATCTCACTTATAGTGAGAGAACCAAAGTTCTGTCATCATAATCTATCAATACCACTTTCTTATAGACAAGTTGCTCCCTCTAGtgaaaagtgatgggaataccataccctCAAAtattcaaaggagaaaaatctcTGCAGAAGCTTTACTTTCCTAAGGGGTCTTTTGGAAATTTGCGGAGGTGAGTTCTATATATTACAAAGAATGGAGGTTGTTACTGGCTTTCATTAGGTGGGGCTTGGGTGCTAGATACCATGCAGGAGGTCCTTATCAACAAAACACTGGCCTATTTCTGAGAGGGAAAACCCATTTATATTTATCTGAGCCTGGAAGTTAGCATCACTTTacctataaaaacaaaatatttttgcacTGTTTCACTATGCAATGAAATTTTCCAGGAAGGAAACTATGGCATTTCACCTGACAAAACACTGTCAGTTGTATAGTATTTAAACATCATccatgatgaaagagaaagaaaagggaagaaaaacactGCCAATTAAGCTAGGACACAATATATTCTTATACATAATTTTATCTCTATTTAAATGGTTCCTTTAGACATATTTAGATGTAAGTCAAGTGCACACTTGGACAcctataaaaggggaaaaaaacaaaataaattaaggtatttctaaaacttttttgtATTCATAAGATTTTTGACTCAGAGTTGTTAACATCcatgttttccaaaacaaaattatTCTCTTGCCACCAAGTATTTTGATGATGCTGTATTTGTTAAAACACTGCTCAACTTGTGTCTAGGTTTTTTCCAAAGCCACTGACACCAATTATATACATTTGACATAGGCACTTTTTTGAGCCTTCCAAAGATATTGATGGTTGAAGGGGTTGCTGCCAGGAAAAACTTGAGCCACACAGAAATGCAACCAAACTTCAACCCAAAGAATatccctttcatactgttctaacaaattaccacagactTAACAGCGTTAAGGTACACAAATTAATTATCTTACAGGTTTGGAGGTTAGATAAAATCAAGATGTGGGTAGGGCTGCGTTCCTTTGGAGGCTCCATGGGAAAATCTACTTCCTTacctttccagcttctagagaagCTGCCTTTATTCTTTGGATCTTTGTTCCTTCATCCATcttcaaatctttttttctccctctttttcactttctcaccTCTGCTCTGGTCATCAGTTTCACACTGACACTCCCATTTCTTTTTACTGTAATTAAACAGGGTCCACCCACCGGGATAGCCCAGCACAATCTTTCAATCTCCTGATGCTTAACTGAAACATACCTACGGAGTCTTTTTGCCAGGTAAGATAAGATACAGGTTATGAAGGTTAGGACATGGACATTTTAGGGGGCCATTATTCAGTGtactataatagaaaaaaaacaacaaccccaaAACATTTGCCTCTTTCACATCTTGAGGTAACTAACCAGTTTTAAAACTGGTATCCAGCCGTTTGTGTTCTACCCAAGGCCatcttggttatccattttaactgGCTTTTCTTCATAAAAATGGAGGTGGATGGCCCCTCTACCAGTAATTCTCGGAGGTCCCCTAGCTCTCTAACACCAGTTTTCCTCACAAGTCAACAAACTAAAACAACCAAAGACACTGACATCCCTTTTGAAAGAACTCTACAAGCTAATTACCATGAACAGATACTTCACCAGAGCCAACTTTTACTACCTTCTTTCAGAACTAAACTTGTTATTAGATTAATAAATTGATGGGGCTGGAAATAGCTTTTCTATTTCCTGCAGTGCTGGGCCGTGGAGCGAGATTCAGCAATTGATTCTGACTTAATTCCTGCAAACATCAAGCAAGACAAGCTCTTCTTTGATAGATTATCAAGGTAAGGCTAGCAAGGAACAATATGCATGAATGACTTTTGTGGTAAAAAGTCGTTCAGTAGCTTTTTCTCCCAGCGATGTTACAGTCCAGAATATTTTCACTACCCGAGAAAAGGGAAACATTTTGCTATTaatttagttaaaaaataaagagaattttgCTCCTGCCCATCATGGAGTAACAGGGAGATTTACCCTCTtgcctactgctactgctgctaagtcgcttcagtcgtgtctgactctctgcgaccccacagatggcagcccagcaggctccccggttcctgagattctccagggaagaacattggagtgggttgtcatttccttctccaaagcatgaaagtgaaaagtgaaagtgaagtcgctcagtcgtgtccgactcttcgcgaccccatgggctgcagcccagcatgctcctccatccatgggattttccaggctagagtactggagtggggtgccatcgccttctccccctCTTGCCTACAAAACCATAAAAACATGTTTTCAGAGAACAGAAAGCAGTGTAGTACTGGGATCCTTACAATTACCCCAGCGAACAATCTGGAGGTACTTCCAGATGCACTGCCAGgaagggaggggggcgggggtctCACTGCTTCAGCCTCTGATTGCGCGCCACATATTTACGTAAATCAAATTACCAATCCACCGGATTAAATTcgtaaaaataaagctaccactCGTAAAATTAAAGTGAACACTCGGACCGTAGGAAGCTTGGTAAGCCATCCCAGAAGCCGCGAGTTCTCGCGTCACATCGAGATCTACTGCCCTGACGTCATCCTCACGGAATCACTCGCGAGATTAGAGAGTGGGTGGTACGAGCGAGCAGTTTTCGTCAAGCGGGGCTTCTGAGAGGAAAACAGACATTGGCCTTCGGTTTATCTGGCTACTGCCGACATGAGCTGCCCAGATGGGGGCGAGAGGACCCCTCTCCTTGAAACCCACAGCCTCACCACATCCGACTGTGCAGCCGGAGCTCCGGACCCTCCCCGGTGCCTGAAAACAGAGGCGTCACAGGTGATGGCGGAGACGGGTGAGGGGTATTTCGAGGTCGTCGCGCTCCCACCACCCCAGCTTCCAGAGGAGGAAGGCGCACCCCCAACTGCTCCCCTAGATCCAGGCTGTGCCGGTACGTTCCATATCCGAGGCGGTGGGGATGGAGGTTACGTAGCGCCCGAAGCGGGGCTAGAGCCGGCTCCGCCTCCTATGGAGGGCCTGGAAACGGCGTCTGTGTCCCTGGCAACGGACGACAGCCTGGGAAATGGCCGTCAGCCCGGAGAGCCGCAGGGCTTGAGTCGAGAGAAGCCGCTAGAAACTTGTGGCGCGGAGAAGTTGGGGTCTGACTTGATGGCGGAGGCGAAGGCTGAGGAAGCGAAGACTGAAGAGGGCCCTGTCTTCTCGGTCGCAGTGGATGAGGAGGTGGTGGGAAAGGAAGGAgcgaaggaggaggagggagtggagCAGGGAATGGAGGTGGAGGAGAGGCCAGTCGgtgaagaaatagaaatggtGGAGAACAGAGTGGTGGAGGAGGCGGGGCATCGGCCCCTGCGTATGGATCTCCGCATGAACCCGCTGGAGGCCATCCAACTGGAACTGGACACTGTGAACGCTCAGGCTGACCGGGCCTTTCAACAACTAGAGCATAAATTCGGGCGGATGCGTCGACACTACCTGGAGCGGAGGAACTACATCATTCAGAATATCCCGGGCTTCTGGGTCACTGCCTTTCGGAACCACCCCCAGTTGTCTCCCATGATTAGAGGCCAAGATGCAGAGATGTTAAGATACATAACCAATTTGGAGGTGAAGGAGCTCAGACACCCGCGAACAGGCTGCAAGTTCAAGTTCTTCTTTCGGAGAAACCCGTATTTTCGAAACAAGCTGATTGTCAAAGAATATGAGGTCAGAGCCTCTGGCAGAGTAGTGTCTCTTTCCACTCCAATCATATGGCGCCGGGGCCATGAACCCCAGTCCTTCATTCGCAGGAACCAAGAGGTCGTGTGCAATTTCTTCACCTGGTTTTCAGACCACAGCCTTCCAGAGTCTGACAGGATTGCTGAAATTATCAAAGAGGACCTGTGGCCAAATCCACTGCAGTACTACTTGCTGCGTGAAGGAGTCCGTAGAGCCAGACGTCGCCCAATAAGGGAGCCCGTGGAGATCCCCAGGCCCTTTGGGTTCCAGTCTGGTTAAACTTTGCCGTTGGGAAGGTTCCTGCACAAGGTCCCTTTTTGCCTCTTAATGGACCTGCGCTTGGGCAACAGATACGAATATGTCTTCTAACCACCCCTCTCTCCCCCACCTTTTTTCTGACATTTCTGGAGCCTTTTTCCTCTGGGCATTCAGTTCTCTCAGCCTCAAGATTGAGACAGTCATGGCCATGCTCCTTCATTTCCACATGGCCTTCGTGCTTTTCTGCATTAATATCACATGCTGCATGGCCCATGATTCATACCACTCCTAAATAAGCTTGTGATGTAAATTGTATAGTCTTTATCTGCACTACTTGGACCCTGTTTGTTCCCAGAGCCTCCGGTTTGACTCTAGAGGTATTTGTCTAGGAGGCCATTCTACCCATCCTGATCTCTGCAGCACAGGCATATAGCCTGTAGATAACTGGGCGTTAATGACATCAAGGGAGAATTGCAGTGGGCCACTGGCCCTGTATGATTTATGTGACTCCATTGCTCTTGTTGCACCTCTGGTCACGTACTATTGCTGCCTGCTATTGGCTGTTCCCTTGACTGCTACCTGCTGGATGGACATCTGCTAGAACGTTGTCAGCCCCAGTCTGGTTTCTGGTAAATAATCTCCAGGTTTCCTGCCAGCATTCAAAAGACCCTTCCGTTTTCCCCAAAAGACTTCTCTATTCctcaacccccccccccaacctccgTTTCCTCCACTCCCATCATCCAGAACCCTAATAACTGTCAGGCAAGTGGTTGAGGTGACAGATTAGACTTCTCAGGGCAGGTTGGCCTAAAGATGGTGTCCATTCAAAGTACCAGGCTTTCTCAGTCTCTAGTGAATCACTCAAAAGCTGGGTACCTCTTTGTGCCTCCTTTTTTCATCCTGAGCCTAATTAAGTGCCAGAGTGGCACCTTCTCCGTTGTCTCTGTCCTGTCTTAAATGGTAGCTCATAAGCATATGCAAATCAGGTCTTTTAATTTGGCTCTCCATTATTTCAAGGAACAGGCTGTCTTGTTTAACAGATTGCCAGAGctcttattttcttctctcttctgcaTCTTCCACCCCCTTTAGCAATCTAGAGGATTTAAAAGGAGACAGATTTAGATGAAAAGTGCTATCTAGGCCATGATTGATGGAAGAATTAAAGAGATTGTGATGAGTGCCCAAAGCAAGAGAAACTGAACAGATCACAGATAGGCAAAAATGAGCCAGGTTAAAATTGGGCCTGAAATTAAGACAGAGTCTTCAAGGAGGTTGTCAGTGGTGATGGGAGAAGAGGTTCTTTTCCCAGAATTAACACGTGAGAATTGAAGGGGGTTAGAATGTTAAATACATTACCTAGAAAAGAGTTCTGTAAAAAAGGCAGCTGAGTACTTTATCTTGTTTTCATTTGACTTAATTTATAAGGAAGGTTAGTACTGCGTGCTTTATTTCACTAGTATTTAGTAAAATCGTgttattttccttgtttctggTTACTGGGAAAATTGAGCTATACAggctttattttgctttcaattGAGAACATTTGGAAAAATGTGCTATATCTATGTATGATATAGACACTTAAATGAATATCTGTAGTGAATTTCAGCTTGTTTCTGTTAATAATTAAACTGTATGCTTAGAAATATAATGTGTAACTTGTTCTTGTCATATTCTTAATACTTTGGAAATTGTCTTCATGAAAAAGTAGCCTACTAAAAATATGTGGCTTAATTGTTTGTCTTCATAATTTGCCTGGTTAACAGCTTAGTAATTCATGTGTCCTTTCCTAAATAGCATAAATACTTGTGAAGCTGCTCTGTCAAATTGAAAGTGTACCattgatatatttgtctttcttcatatGCATGATGGTAAAATAAAAGCATGTTACTTGCTGGATTTCTTATATTTCACCCTGCATGTAAATATGCATGAAGAAATTGTTCTAGGTGATGGCAGGTTATGAAATTAACTAAAGTTCTTAAATGGATACAGTAGGCATTCTCCCAAAAGTaagaggggcttctctggtgacacagacagtaaagagtcttctgcaatgaaaaagaccctggttcgatccctgggtcaggaagatccctggagaaggaaatggcaatacactccagtattcttgcccagagaattccatgtgcagaggaacctggcaggcgacagtTGCAAACTGTCCATatggttgcagagagtgggacaggactgagtgacttaactctttcactttcaaaaataagaaaatgaggaTCACTACTgtaccttccagtgcagggaggtttgttgttgttttatttaaaatgttaacaattttaACCTCTTActcatgatttcatttttttccatacaGCTTGTGTAGCATCATCCCCCTTTCACTTATCCCCAAGTCATTCAGGCTCTTTTTATTCACTTTTGCATTTAATAAGCAAACATGCCGAGAGTTCTTATCATgagttatatacttttatatCCTTATACTTTCTCAACTCTAGAAActtgtttgttcttttcttcaACTTCATTACCTTCTGTCTGTGTCAAATCCTTTAAGGCCTGTCATAGGTAACATTTTTGCCTTAACAATTTTTCTATTCTAAATATTCCTTTATAAACTTGGTGTACTTTGTAGGGATGTATGTTCTAGAAAATAACATGTAATAATTCATTATAGTGAATTTTGCACAGTGATACAGTAAAATACAGAGAGATACTTTCACAAGTTTTTCACACCTTCCCTTTCTAATTTGAAAGCTTTGTGAAAATAGAGATAGGGTGTCTTTTACTTATAATGTTTGCCCATAGTTGTTACCAGATAgatactaatatttattgaatgacaaAATGAATAActcaaatggaaagaaataacaaCTTAGTACCCAGAAAAGACTTTTGATGAGGTAgtggaaagaagaaaacagtttttAAGGCATTTGTAAAACTGATGTCAACAAATTTGCAGAGCCTTTCTTAAATTTCATGTTTAAATAGAAACGGTCTAAACACTAACTTTTCACTTGCCATTTCAACAGGGCATTACTTACTTAACTTTGAGTCAACTTGTGTGTGCTTGGGTTTTCTACATTTTAAGGTGACTGTCACACTGGAGATAGAAGAGGTTAGACCCTAGACATGTGCTGTCTAATAATAGTCGCTTGTTACCAATGgctgttgagcacttgaaatgtggttagTCCAAACTGGAATCTGCTCTAAGTATAAAATATACTTGATTTCAAAGACTGAGTGTGGAAAAAAAGGATGTAAAATATCTCAGTTTTTATATTGATCACATTGAAATACTTTTGATaggttaatatatattaataatttcccCTACTTAACCAcagagagtgagacatgacttagcatctgaacaacaacattttaaaaaatggctgaCAGTAAATTTTATATAGAACAGCATGGTTCTAGACTTCGTGATGAATATGTCAGAGCATATaaaaaatatccaaaatgtaATTTTCTCCCCATGAAATTTTttgtgactttcagttcagttgctcagtcatgcccgactctctgtgaccccatggactgcagcacgccaggcttccctgtccattgccaactcccagagcttgctcaaactcatgtccattgagtcagtgatgccatctgagcatctcatcctctgtcatccccttctcctcctgccttcaatctttcccagcatcaatgtcttttcctcagttctttgcatcaggtagccaaagtgttggagtttcaacttcagcataggtccttccagtgaatattcaggagtgatttcctttaggattgactaatttgatctccttgcagtccaagtgactctcgagtcttctccaataccacagttcaacagcatcaattctttggtgcacgTTTTTCTTTAGCACAATTTGTGACTTTGGAGCAAAGTTTACCTAGCTAGAATTCAAGATGCGTAAAGTATAGCTTGGGCTTCCCCgaaagctcagtggtaaagaatccacctgcagtgtgcaggttcaattcctggttgaggaaagtcccctggagaaggaaatggcaatccactccagtattcttgcctgggaaatcccatggacagaggagccaggcaggcttaAGTCCATGAGattgccaaagagttggacatgacttagtgaatgaacaacaacaaaattatagcTAGAAGCTGATGGGTAAGTTATAAAATGAACTGTCTTTAATCAGTTTGTTCTTGGATACCTAAGATACACTCAGCACTTTGTAAAGTGTACTGTGTGATTTGGGGTATGTAGGAAAGATGTCGAGTGCCAAATTTGTACTGACAGTTATATTGGTTATTTAAAGTAGTGTATAACAACATTTAGGACCTGCAGCTTCCTATTATTCTagaatgttttgtattttttggtGTACAGATGTACATGAAGCTCAGAAAATAATTTGTCATTAATCATATTGTTTATCTACCAATTTTAACAGTTGGCTATAACAGAAAAAGCAAGTCCCCATCTAGTATTGGACCAAATCCAATGCTTACCACTTGAAGaagcatattttatgtttttaatatttatgatatatttttatgttcTCTGTACCTTACTGTAAAGTGTAGTGTGTTTTAGAAAACTAGTGTTGTCtaaattgtattaaaaattaGTTTGCAGCAATTACTGCTTATTTTGTTTTGGATATTAAGGATTATATGGAATAGTGAAGTAAAGGTTGTCCTTGGGGAACTGTCTCATTGAGGGGGTATCATTCTTTGGATGTTTCTTCTTCAGGAAATTCACATTCAAACTAGTTACATGCATAAGGAGACTTGGGCATAATGTGGCCTAAAGGAGGTATCAGAGATGATCAGGACCATACTCCCCTCAGGATCATTTTCCTCTCCTTCAATGTTAATATATAATTGAGGTCCTAGACTGTACAGAAGTAACAGATAACAATATATCCTTTCATCAGTATGGGAGGTGTTTCACTTGTGAACAGTTCAGTCTTTAAGTTTGCTTGAAGTAGATTGAGCTCTGAAGAGTTTGAGTCATTGCCTCTGCCCTCAGAGTTTCTCAAAACCTTAAGGAGAATTTCTCTGGGGCTCTGTTAGATATACTGAATGTCTCCTTGGCTCTACTTTTTCAGGATTTGCATTTAACATAATTTCCTTGAGAACAGGCCAGGAAGAAATGGTTCTGTTAAGAGTGGAGTCACTTAGGTAAGTTCCTGATTTTTATGAACAAGTGTTTTACTATTGACTTGATGAAACTGGAAAGGCATGCTGGTTTTAAGTGGAATTAACTGTTTTACAATCTACTACCCAGTGTATTTGCCAAAATAACTaccttccctgagcctcagttgtcCATATGCAGGGATGATAATATCTTTATTATAAGCTAATATTGTCCCAGCATGTATTTGGAGAATAGATTCTGTGGTTTCAGAGAGGATAATAACAAACATTTGGGAGCTTGCTGTGTTCCAAGCATTGTTCTAAAGATTCCAAGTATTAGTTAATAAAGGTTACATTGTTCTGAAAATGCCAATGCCTGGCATAtggtataaataaaaaaatattaatttccatTTACATGCCTCATttaaatttctcatttaattcatATCCTGACAAGTAGCCATCTAGTTTAATATTTCTCAAACCTAACTGTTCATTATCAATAGCTGGGGAGCTTTGAAAAAAATCCTGATGTTTAGGCCCTACCTCAAACTAATTAAATTAGATTTTAAGGTACAGATAGGATatagaagcgacttagcagcagcagcaggagaatttAGAATCATGGATAACCTTTCCTTGGACTCCTCAAATGAGGGAATACTCaactttttttcccagttttgttGAATTTACTCAGAATCCACTGCCTTACAACGTCTAGCTGTTGCAAAGGGCCTGGCAAATAGTTGTCTCTCAGCACATTTGCTCCATATTTTGACCCCAGCAGTCTTGCAGAATGGAATTAGCCTGATTCCACAAAAGAGTTCTAAGTACTTGAAGATCATCCTTAACATGCTTCTCAACTCCCCACTAACCAACCTGGCTATCTATCAGTTCcttccatttcattttctgttctgtatgctaattatttattttgccaGTGCTCTTCGTAAAGTCTGGTGCCTGGAACTGAATGAGATAACATCCAAAAATAGAATGAGATTTTTTCCCCCTGCCGTTGTTATGAATAGTATGTTTCTTTAAATGGATCCTATTGAGGCAGCAATATTACCCTTTTACTAAACCCTTAAGTTTTAAAGTATTCGTGTGCTGCTGAGTTTGGCTAACCATCTTACcacattttattgaattttgtgTCCAACACTTTACATGTATCTATACTAAATTTCTTTCTGTTACTTTCCTAACCTGTTTACATTTGGAGGATTATTGCTAATGAGTAATGAGTAATTCTCCCTAATTTCACGTTGTTTGCAAATCTAGTCTGTAGTGGTGTCAGGTTCTCCCTCCCAGGACCTTGCCTTCAGAGTCACACAGCATCTTTAAGACATCATCTTTCCATCAACTATGAATCCCATCTATTATCTAGTGTGTGTATAGTTTAACACACACTATAGTTTAACTATAGTTTATAGTTCTAGGGCATCAGAACTTGGTGCCCAAGCATACTTGGCACCTCTTGAGGAATTAGGGAAAGATGCCCCCTCCAGACAGGGATTAGGAAAGTGTGCCAGTTCTTCCCAGATGTAGTCTGTTATAGCAGATGTGTTTATCTTTCAAATTTCCTTGtcaaaaaggaaaatgacttAGTGATCTTCATTTACCTCTGTTGatcactctgctttttttttgAAGGCAGTATTAATATTGTAATATTACTACTTCAACATTTGTgggtttgaaatttttcaaaatgaagttggaaaaatattaaaaatgtcatACAGTTTATTTAAATCAGTCATCAAAATTAGAAAACGTAAAGTATGAAAGTGCACAACTAAGAGCTTATAGACCTGATCAGTTTCCATCAAAGTAACATGAATACTCACATTTAAATGATTGTTCTATAATTGGAGACTATAAGAAATGGGAAGTACATATTATTGTGAAGACGTATTGCTGAAAGTGGGTTATTTCTTTCAGCTCTAGATAAGACCCACCATTGCACCAAGCTGATCATATATCTTGAAACTTAGGATTCAGGTTCTCCTTTACAAAGTTCTAGAAATATGGGTCTTAGTAAGGGCTTCAGAACTAATTTCTTGAGGCTGAGGCCCACTGATGGAGCAGATTGGcattgcagaatcagacacagctacTGAAAGCATGATTTGTACACCAAATCATATCTATGTCTTTATATTCACATTATATATAAGCAAATCATGGCTTAGAGAAGTCAGGTGACCTGTGCAAATTGAATAGCTAGTAAGCACAATTGAGACATGAAGCCAGATCTGTCTGATTTCAATGTATGTGTGTTTACTCTGTATTAGGTTTGCTAGAGAAATAGAGACAATAGGAATAGACAACTATGAGGAATTGACTTGTGTGGTTATGGAGGCTAAGAAGTCTCATGCTGTGCCGTCtacaagctggagacccagggatgCTGGTAACAGTATAATTCCCAGCTGAGTCCCAAGGTCTGAGAACCAGGGGAGCTGATGGTATGAATACCAGTCCAAGGGCAGAAGAAGAATGATGTCCTAGCTCAAGTACTCAGGCAGGAAGTAAAGGGCAAATTCTTCCTCTACATTTTTGTTCTATTCATGCCTTCCTAGACTGGATAATGCCCACCTAAATTGGGGAGGGCAATCTACTTTCCTGAGTTCACCAATATAAAATGCTAATTCCAGAGATGCCCTCACAGATGCacccagaaataatatttaatctGTCAAATTAACCCTGTCAAACTCACACAAAATTAACCATCGTTACCAACATACAAAGGTATGAGGTCTCTCAGGTCAGGGACTTGGCTCTGATTTCACTTATAAaagcaaggcttttttttttgtggggttGGTGCGTGGGGGCTAAATGTCACAGAGAATCATCATAACTAAATAAGCTAGAttgagaaaattttaattttgtaacaGAACCTAAGTATTagattattattcattttaataaaatatggaaCATTAAACATTGAAAACTCATGCTGTAGTTCTTTTAATGAATGCATGGTTTATAAAATTGGCATAAATATACTCTTTGGAACAGTTTAAACTTTAACACCAAAGACAAACTAGtcaggttattattattttggtttattatttgctttttaaagaaaataaagaggtcAACTATTATATCTAAAATTgttctgtaaaatattttaaatatagtacattattttaaaaactgtttcctCCCTCTAGTGACCAAGAATGGGAATACCACATCTACAAGCATTAATCTGATTCTCAATGTGCTTGTGTACTTCCCCCTAGAGGATGCCTGGGAAATTTGCCAGAGTTATTTTGGTTATTACAATGAATGTGGGTGCTACTGGCATTCATCAGGGGCATTAAGAATGCTAGGTAGCATCCTTCAGTGTGATGCACGGTGCCCCATATAATTGAATAATCCGTTGCTGAATATTCatgtaaattaaaaacattaagcctcagttcagttcag is a window of Capra hircus breed San Clemente chromosome 9, ASM170441v1, whole genome shotgun sequence DNA encoding:
- the TSPYL1 gene encoding testis-specific Y-encoded-like protein 1 yields the protein MSCPDGGERTPLLETHSLTTSDCAAGAPDPPRCLKTEASQVMAETGEGYFEVVALPPPQLPEEEGAPPTAPLDPGCAGTFHIRGGGDGGYVAPEAGLEPAPPPMEGLETASVSLATDDSLGNGRQPGEPQGLSREKPLETCGAEKLGSDLMAEAKAEEAKTEEGPVFSVAVDEEVVGKEGAKEEEGVEQGMEVEERPVGEEIEMVENRVVEEAGHRPLRMDLRMNPLEAIQLELDTVNAQADRAFQQLEHKFGRMRRHYLERRNYIIQNIPGFWVTAFRNHPQLSPMIRGQDAEMLRYITNLEVKELRHPRTGCKFKFFFRRNPYFRNKLIVKEYEVRASGRVVSLSTPIIWRRGHEPQSFIRRNQEVVCNFFTWFSDHSLPESDRIAEIIKEDLWPNPLQYYLLREGVRRARRRPIREPVEIPRPFGFQSG